The DNA sequence GATAAAAAAACTGACATCACTTTAAATAACACGACTCTGTCTGTCTCTTTTTTCGGTAAAAAAAGTCGCGGGCAAATGTCATCAAAGTGTCTGCTgttattttaaactttgttCGTTTTTCACTGTTCGATCGACACGACAGCGATAAACCAGAAATGATATATATTATTTGTCAGTTGTTCACTGTTTAATCGAAGCGACAGCGATAAGCCTAAAACATAAATATGTGGCCCCATTGTGGCTTTTACCTATGAACATTAAGTGACCATAAAACTATTtaggtgaaaagaattgaaaagagcttagATTTCAAGGGGTCTGACTTttcggggtctgagtttttggggtctgagttttcttGACACCCTGCTGAAATTATAGTTTTTGTCCGATGATCTCTTTGCCGTCCAAGGGCTGGGAATTTTATCCACACATAAGAGGCGGGGAATTTGAATTCCAGCTTTGCATTCATGTTGTAGTGTCAGTCATTGCACCAAGCTAAGGATGCAATGATAATGAGGTTAATGACAGATACCACATGTTCAACTAGATTATTTGAATGAGgagaattgaaaaataaacaagagtGCTGGGAGACTAGATGATAACAAAATTGATTGATGttgataatgattataataaggGACATCAGTTAGTATTATCCCATGGGGTAAGGTGTTAAGGTATATAGGAGGAGCAATAATTTTTCCAAATCAGTTTAAGGCAGGTGTaccttttttttatattttcagagGTCTTAACTTTTAATAGCTCAGTGAtagaagttttcttttgttaggaaaactaaaaagaaagaaaagacagtaataataataataataatcactttatttatgtCTCAAATGAATTAAGCCGAGCACAGAGGCTCTACTAATTGGGGAGACagcaaatgaaatcaaatcaaatgttggtttttggtgaaaggggaaaactggagtacccggggaaaaacctctcggagcagagtagagaaccaacaaagtCATCCCACATGTGACGTCCGATCCGGGAAtggaacccgggccacattggtggaaagccagtgctctcaccactgggCCAACACTTGCTCCCAGTAGCAAAAATAGACTTGAAAAAAGGTCTTTTTCTGTAGTGTGTTTCGTTAAACTCTTTCCCAGGATGTTCTGCAGTTTTGGGAGATCATGGCACCTGTTGAAGGTTGTAGATAATGTCAACTACAGAAGGCTAGTAGTTGCTATTCTACTAGCAACAACAGGAAAGCATGGtcaattgcaattttgaggGAACATATTTTTTATTGAAGACTATTTTTAGAGGCTGGAAAACTACTTAccttttttcattaatttttcatatcCTAGTTTCGAAATCAGTATGACAATGATGTCACTGTTTGGAGCCCACAGGTAAAATGATATTCCTCAATATTTCTGGACATGCGTGATATTCTTGGACTATGGCATGTTAGTATAAagttactcgtagtctatcgtgaatccgtgaatctgattggctatattactcgtagactatctgctgatagtctacagttgtgaatagccaatgaaaatcggctattttgaacacgtgatgcctgtttcacatctcagtgcacatcacgcgcagtgtttgaaacctttgaattgccgatgtaaacacaataaaacattttttcctaaacattactttacatttttatgcaatgagactacgagtaaatttatactaaaacaattagactactcgccctcgttttctacgagtgatagtcaactcggctgcgcctcgttgactatctgctcgtagaaaactcgggctcgtagtctaattgtttattagtaaaatccaagtagtggtctatcatcaatgctgcgttctgattggttgagcctCTATTAGGCCATATGTTATAGCCTGCTAGTACCAAAAAGTACCccccatatttgtaatgttttggtggtaaaaaaggattgaagttcagctttaacttgcgaaagatgtttagtcttgatatttttttggaccaactagctggattttactaaaacaattattcctctcgccttCATGGCCTCTTAATCAATAGCCCaatcggccttcggcctcatagagtattgattcagagcccattcgggctctaggaataattgttaattagattTACATAATTGTCATTTAACCTTTTGTTTGGGTTTACATCAGGGCCGAATCCATCAAATTGAATATGCCATGGAAGCAGTCAAGCAGGTAAATGTTGTTCATTGTTGAGAGAGCAGATCCACCCCAAGCAGAAATGTAGCTTGCTATTTTTGGTTGTAAGCCCATTCCAAATTCTGCAAGTTCGTAGAAGTCAGAGGAGTAAAAAATAGACTTTTTAGCAGACAAAAAGTtatgttttcattaattttattgtaaccTTGGATGGTTTTACAAATAATATATTCATAAACTTGCCTTTTTAATCTTTTCctaaaaaaggtaaaatcaaAAGAGAAGTAAAATAGTGAAAATGTGCAGATAGTTATGTCCTAAAGATAATTGTAAGCCCTGGCTTTAAGGCTACTATGTCCCTGCCAAGGTAGATGTAtttaagctatgatcttcgcagttatgaacgcagttgcgtatagaagcctgtaaaagtcaggacttcaacggagtttgaacccgtgacctcgcgataccggtgcaactgagctatgaagccatggcattgggagctggtcatttgtgagttctaatgagcccgtgaggaatgaatgtgaagtgatatatgaaatgtttcatatattgaactgcagatttgaaatcaagtaagctatgatcttcgcagttatgaacgcaatttaagcaattgcgtgtagaagcctgaaaaagtcaggactttatatatcacttcatatctttgctttgttaaaataatatttaagtactaattattagtattaatGATGTTTTCTTGGCAGGGTTCAGCAACAGTGGGACTGAAATCCAAAACTCATGCAGTCATTGTGGCATTGAAAGTTagttacattttcttttaaaactaatCAACAGtccaataatttttgaaataagAGGTGCCGTATTTActtgtgtataagtcgaccttttatgagctaaaaattatcggaaaaaatggccctcgacttatacacgagtcaCGAATACGGAGTCGGAAATTTCCACCTAATTAGCATAGCAATATAATAACTGCGATTTTCTCACGAAAAAGAATGCTACAGTATGTTTGCTGTAGTGGCGCTTTTCAATTAAAGAAGAGAAGTCCTAGGTTGCGAGTCTCTTACTCTTCGATCGAATTTTCGAAGAACGAGATAAGGAAGATGAAGAAATTTATGGAAAGAGGTTGACCGCATAAGTGGAGAAGCTTGTTTTGGGGAGAGTGACGACTATGaatttgaagatttttagCGAGCAGCCTTTGTGCTCACTTTTATCCAGTGGCTCTTTTACGAGGTAccaaataagaaaaagttcTTAACCATCaaaattatctttttaaaCAGCCCATAGTACCATAATCTCACAATATCTAATATTTGAACCCGTGAATACGTACGCTTGAGACTCGGCTAAAATTTCTGGCATGGTTACTCAGCTTTCCAAGATGGCGTATACGAGTGATATCGTGGAGGAGAGTCCTAAACCTTCCCTGGTGTTTCTTTTGTCCATCTTACCTTTCAACCTTGTCAGAAATAAATATGACCACTTTCAATACTAGAAGATGGGATCTAATAGTCTCATTTCAATAGTTAAAGCAAGTAGTTCCGCACGAAAGTTGTAACGAAGTGCCTCTGATCAAATGACATCGCATGACTGTCCTTTGAAACCCTCTCTGCGCATAGTTGGTTTAACCATACCTCCAGAAAACTGATCCTTGGGAACTCAAGATAATCTTCTTCGGGAATTCTACTAAAATTTTTAAACCACACTTAAACACTTTCTAAAAGGAGGGGGGTCGAGTTATACACGAGTTCGACTTATCCACGAGTTAATACGGAATTTATAAATGAGTGATGTAtgctcagaaaaaaataataagaaaacatTGAGGTTGTCACCATCCATCTTTGATATTCTCCCAATAACTTTCTCGTTGTTTATAGAGAAATCACTTCTTAATCTAGAATAACCTTATGAAGGCGGATCTCTCCTGCTGATTTGAAAAGCAATTGCAGTTTTGAATATGGATTCATTACAAATTTAACTGGACAATGACACAGTTTCCCATAATCCATAAGTCTATTCATTGACTTTGTTTACAACAATATGTCTTGTCTCACTGTGTATAAAACAAACATTGCTAGAATATTTTATGAAAGAATGAGGGAATAAAGTTGAATGCTCCCAATGTGTAATGATGATTGCTTGGCAATGAGTGaaagaacaactgaaaagatttcagaCTTCCAAGGAGGAATCGAACCTACAGCCCATGGCCAACACAGGTTGGATTTTCTAACCAGTGAGCCACAAGAGCTCCTGGTAAACATGCATGTTAGGGTATGCCTGTGGCAACCAGTCGCGTGAGAATTGAAATTCAACCATGTTCTATCTGGGAACCAGTCATTTAAgtctcatttttgttgttattccTGTTTGGCTTTCCTTTGTAAAGTGCCTACCATTACATGGAGTCAAGTGGGATAACTCTACTTCTCAGCAAGTTTTCTTGCAGATTTTGATTGAAAATCGTCGATAAGTTGTAAGATACGTCAGAGCCAGGTAGCATAAACAATGTCACAAGCAGAACAGGCTAGCACAGGGACGACTTCAAGCCTTCAATTATCGCAGCAAATCATTACAATCTTTAGAATGTTCTGATTCCCTCAAAGCTAGATCTCTGCTGCAATCTTGCAAAGAATAGGCAAAATTGGCTTCAAATGTAGAAAGCGTACAAAACTGTCACAGGTCTGACTGCTAAACTGGATGACTACCAAGTCGCAACCTTTATTGCTTGCATCAGACCAGAAGCCATAGAAATTCACTCTGATTTGCACTCACATTTCAGGAAGAGAGCAGTAGGATTGGTAGAGGGTTAGAATTATTATGGAATAACTACTGTGTAGGCAAGACTAACCCAATTTATGAGCATTACAAATTCAATAACAGGACATATTGAGGACATTAAGAAAGTTGCTTTTCCAAATGTGCCAAGCCTCATTAACTTTAACTAAATTAGAATCTAATTGCAGCAAATGAGAATTTCTTATGTCTGATAGAAATGCATTCGCGttaaatttcttaaaatttcgaGTCTCAACATATCTCGGACTGCGTCTTGGAATACCAATTTTGCAAATGGCAAAGATAAGATTATGATCGCTTATAGATAGAGAATACACACCAGAATGCACTATACTCTCGGTATTATTAGTAATAAAGAGGTCAATCAGAGTAGAGGTGTTACTTGTTATTCTGGTGGGATCACTTATCACCTGCGTCAATTGATACGCTTCGATAATATTAATGAGTTGTGTTGTGTACGAGTCCCTAGAGTCTTGTAAGAGAATACAATTTACATCGCCAGTTATGTAGATATCTGAGTAACCTAATTCAGCCTGCTTTTAACAGAGAttcaaaaacatcaaaatgttCAACAGGAAAATGAGGTGGTCGATACCAACAAAGAACCAGAAATGGCTTGGAATttggttttttattttcaagtgctAATAATTCTAAGGACTCGTTTTCCAGATCCCAACGTCATCTGTAATTTATGCAATTTCGGACATAAGTGCATACACCTCCTCCACTCTGATTTCTGTCACGTCTCATCAAATTATAACCAGGGAGGTGTATTAATGAATCCGAAATGGTATTGTCCAATCTAGTCTTGTTAAAGGCCAAAATAtcaaatgtttgttttgccATAAAGACTGTTAGTTCATCTATGTGCTTATACAGACTAGTAATATTAAGAGAACCAattttaaaaccaattttaaaaccttaaaattTTAAAGCCATGGGAGAAAAATAGCACCTGATATCTTCACACTCAATGGCAAAAGTTATCTGTGCACTGTTGACTACTACTCCAACTGTTTTGAAGCAAAACAGAGAAAGTCATcataaaagaaactaaaagaGCACTTTGCCACCCATGGCATACCTAATGAATTCCTGAGTGACAATGGGCCACCCTTCAACTCTGCTGAGTTTGAAAGCCTCCTGAGATGGGCTGCAACTGAGCACATAACAAGTTCCCCCGGCTATCCTAAAAGCTACGGTCGAGTGGAGAATGCAGTTACAACTGCAAAGAACCAGATTGAGAAAGCCAAAGAATCTGGTACAGATACTACCTTGCTGTACTGAGTTGGAGACACACACCAACTGAAGGGATGCATTCCTCGCCAGTACAGCAAATATTTGGTAGAAGAACATGAAACCAGTTGCCTTCAGCAGAAATACTATTGAAACCTCACAAGCCAGACACAACCTCCACAAGAAACCAAATAATTGGAAGAAAGGCAAAGGAAAGTCTTATTGTAACAAGAACTTGAAGGAGTTACTGCCCCTGCGGGAAGGTGAAAAAGTATGACTTGTCCTGCAGCTGGGTGGAAGCAGTCACAGATGGATCAAGGCAGAAGTAGAGGAACAAGCTGATATAAGATCATAGAATGTGAGAACTGAAGATGGTCGAATCTTGCTTCCAAACTGCAAACACCTCCGTAGAAGTAATAGACCATTTTGTTCCACAAAACCTGTCAATCTGAGAAAGTAGAGACGTCACAAGACCACCAGTCGCCAGTTGCTGAATCAACACTGCCAACGCCATATCAAGGGGATCTACCCCCAAAACCTTATGCTGTGATTCCAAGACCAGCCCTCGGCAGAAGCATTTGTTAAACCTCAACCACCCCAATTAAGCTACTAGTAGGATCACAAGAGCTGGTTATCTGTCCAAGGCGCCCAGTTACCTAGAGGGCTATGCTTAAGTTTTATGTTCTACTAGCTATTTGATATTTGAACACgctaggaaaaaaaactagaCACTGGACACTAGCAGTTCATTGAACTGATTATAATGACTCCAGTATTAGTTTCTTTAACTTGTTggttattgaaaaaaaaaaagaaaaaaaagggaaagatgTCAGGGTATGCCTGTGGTAACCAGTCATGTGATGATGGAAATTCAACTAAATGCTTACTTGTGACTGGCCATTAAAGTCTCATTAAGGTTGTTATTCCTAGTTAAGCAACCCAGCTCAATTCGAGTTTTAGCTCAATAGTTAGACCATCTGGCAGGGGTTACACAGGTCATCGGTTTGATTCCTATCTGGAGCTCTGAaatcatttcagttgtttcttcACCCATTGTGAAGCAACCATCATTATTACAGCAGTGCTAGAATATGTTGAAAGACAGTATTTTCttactaataatttttatttgacgataaaaacttgCAACAAAAGGTTGCTTAATAACATtgtaagatttaaaaaaagtttaaaacgataaaaagctGTAGAAATCTAAAAATTAGCGAtgcgttgtttatcattttgtatgtgatctgtgtgatgCAGACTATGTGGGCTATACAGCCCGACACCTTTTTCAATGTGTCgctgaacacaaaaatttggcaatTGGCAAGCATTTTGATGAAGCACATGGTTTGAGGGATCGTTTGAATGAGAGTCATTTTAAGATTCTGAGAAAGTGTCAAggcaaatttgattgtttaatgtttgaaatgctttatattaagaaattcaaacctaatCTGAAGGTACAAACGGACTCCATACGTGcgaaactttttgtttaacctgtaaatgattttttcttattgttggtttttagtatttatagaacttatttttatacattctTGATTTGATAATGACGTTTTGTTGATGTCGAAACGTTGTTGATTTTAGCTTTCTATagctttttatcatttttaacttttttaaatCTTACATTGTTATTAAGCAACGTTTTGTCGCAAGTGTTTTTCATCAAATGTTATTCTAAGTCACTTCTTCTACGTAATAATTTTTAGTTCTCTGTTTTATATTGTTGGAGTGTTatgattttaaaatctttgCAGAGAGCTGCATCTGAGTTGTCTGCTCATCAAAAGAAGATTCTGCCAATTGATGATCATGTGGCTGTGTCTATTGCTGGTCTCACTGCTGATGCTCGACTTTTAAGGTCATATTTATAGCGCATTTGAAGTATACTCCTGCAATATTATCACTCAtccaattaaattaataatcaaattacaaattacttTCCAGTGCACAGTACCCGGGGTGACTCAAGTAAGACGGGTGGTGATAATACTTTTTACCTTCCCTTTTCAGCGTAAGGTTGTCTTACTTCTTATTTCCAAGCTGGTTGTCATTAGTTGTTTCCAGCTTACTAGTAACATGGAAAACCATAATATTATGAGCCTCTGTAATCTACATGCAAGAAGTTTCACAGAACAGAGATTGCATAAAAGTTCACAATGATATATTTACTACTGTCTATAATATAGACTCTTGGTTATTGTTATGCCTTTGGATTTATCAGCAGCATTTGATACCAAAAAGGTTCTTACCCAcacataaatatgttttggagAGTCATTCACaaactgtttctttgcttcttttttttttattagtaaatttATGAGGAGCGAATGCCGTCTTTCCAAGTATGTGTATGACAGACAGCTGCCCGTCTCAAGACTTGTGTCTGCTGTTGGAGACAGTATCTTTTATTGACAAATTTAACATCTGTGGCATAATAACAGTTACGTTTTCAATTTGGTAAAGGCTTGAGGATTgttgaaaacaacaagaatattgaaaaaaaagaacaattaaCAACAAATTATCCATCtcaaaaaaatgctaaaataaaataaattgtaatgATGATAACTTGACAACAGGGATCAGAAATGCAAATACCAACCCAGAGATATGGTAGGCGACCTTATGGAGTGGGTCTTCTTGTGGCTGGATATGATGTGAGTAAAACTGACTGCAATGTGTCTTGTTGAATAATATTATGCAAGTGAGTGAAAGgttctttgtttatttgatgTTATTAAACTGTAATTGTTTTGATTGTATCCTGATTCTTACCCAACATTaactttgagaaaaataaacttgaTACATTTGTTTTTCCAAAGGATATGGGTCCCCACATTTACCAGACTTGTCCATCAGCCAACTACTTTGATTGTAAAGCAATGGCAATTGGTGCCAGGTCACAGgtaattgcattgtttttttatcGACTTCTCCAGAttattgaagaagaaaaaattactattatgatcatgatgatgatgatgatgattactatttttaattcaatttcattCTTGTTGTGCAGTGTAGGCAAGTAACACTGTGGAGCATCTAATTGGGGAACAAAACTGGCAAAAATAAATCACtacaaaaatattgttgtatCTCATGATTTGGCTACCTGATTTATCTCTTTCACAGTCTGCTAGAACATATCTTGAAAGACATTTGGATGAATTTCCAGATTGTAAGTGTACAACAGTCATTCCtttccaatttaatttaattttgatgtaATTAACTAAATCTTGATTCATTGACTTGTTTAGGTGAGCCTGAAGAGCTTATTAAACATGGTTTACGAGCTTTAAGAGAAACTCTTCCCAATGAGCAGGAACTTACAACAAAGGTAAATCATAAACATTGCTACTAGATTGTACTTTAATAAGTATTAATTAATGTGGGCTAGGAGCAACAACAGTAAATGTTATTTTAAAGACACTCTCCAGTCCATATCATGCAGCGTCAGCACCCCAAATGTTTGTGAGCCTGAAATGCTGGAATTTGAACAGGTACAATATTTATATCATTTTCCTTGCTTTCATTTTAGCCTCCACTCACCTTGTCTTCTTCCCTTTCTTAACTAGCCTAAGAGAAGAATCAAACTTTCATGGAATTCTGTGTATAATAGGTATATCAATTTAcattaaggtggctctatatactattttacaaaggtttgaatatcacatctacataaataatttttccattgGCAAATGTTTGTCACATAGCTCTTGGTAGAAGGTCAATAATGAAAACCTACAGTGTTAGACTGCATATGGAAGACTCTTTCAGAAGCTAActgttgttg is a window from the Acropora palmata chromosome 1, jaAcrPala1.3, whole genome shotgun sequence genome containing:
- the LOC141893041 gene encoding proteasome subunit alpha type-1-like → MFRNQYDNDVTVWSPQGRIHQIEYAMEAVKQGSATVGLKSKTHAVIVALKRAASELSAHQKKILPIDDHVAVSIAGLTADARLLSKFMRSECRLSKYVYDRQLPVSRLVSAVGDKMQIPTQRYGRRPYGVGLLVAGYDDMGPHIYQTCPSANYFDCKAMAIGARSQSARTYLERHLDEFPDCEPEELIKHGLRALRETLPNEQELTTKNCSVGVVGKRQNLVIYSDEAVAPYLAGIDQTKRRRGGQADDVAMEDESEVAAGEGGADTQEPVVQSMESDES